ATGGGATATATTCAACACACTTCCCATATACCCATGATCGTTGAAGAAATCAAGGATATGAAAATATCCTGTTGATTTTTTATAAAAAACCATAATCTTAGCAGGGGTTGACACTCCTGCTTTTATTTTATTTAATAATTTAAAAAGGATGCTTAATATTCTATGATATAATTATATTATGTTAAATCAAATTTTGTCATTTATATTTTTATATAAATATTTTGCGTTATTTCTAATAACTTTTTTTGCTTCTCTTACAAATCTTACACCAGCAAGTCCATCTCTTATTGCTTCTGGTTCTCTTATTGCACAAGAGTATTTAAATTATTATTATGTATTTTTGTTTGGATTTTTAGGAAGTGTACTAGGAGATATTACAGCTTATTTCCTTTCATATTATTACAGTACAGAAGTTTTAAAAAAAATTGGATTTAAAAAATTGTTAAATTCAAAAAGTTTTTCAAAAGCAGAGATATATTTTATAAAGAATTCTGGAAAAACAATATTTTTAAGTAGGTTTTTTCTTACTAGTTTTGGTCCTGTTGTAAATTTAATAGCAGGACTATCAAAAATAAGTTTCAAAAAATTTATAATTTATGATTTACCAGGAGAAGCAATATATGTATTTTTGTTTACAGGAATTGGATATCTATTCGCAAACAATTGGGAATATATATCAAGTCTGTTTTCTTATGCTAGTAATATTTTGATAGTTATAATAATAATTATTGTTTTATATTTTTATAGAAACAAAATCTTTTCACATAAATAATACTTTTCTAAATTATATTTTTCCTGACTTTCTAATGTATTAACTCACTAGCTGTTATATTATTGCAAAAAAATGTATTTATGCTAATTTATATACAAATAAAATTAAAAGCATGGGGGATAAATGAAAACGCTAAAAGACTGGACTGAGCTATGTGAGACAGTAAATTTCTTGTTGGACAATGTAGCTGTACCAATACAGAACAACTTCAAAATTATTGTAAGTGGATTTACAAAAGCCTTACTTCAAAGGTTTGGTACAAAATTACTAAAACCAGAAACTGTGCTAAGTGAAGAAATGGAACACTATTACAATGAACTAGAAAGATTTCTAAATTTAGATGAAGAGGGTCAACGACATTACATGCCAAAAATACTATAATTCTTGCTAATTATTTTTTAATAGGGCCTACGGGCTCTTTTTTTATTGAATATAAATTTAAAATTCAAAATGTGTTATAATGATTGTATATAATATTAAAATAAATAAATATGATTATTGCAAAAGAAGAAGCAAAAAATATTGGTGAACAACTTGATATTGATTGGTCTAAATTTGATGTAGAACAATTCTTAATTGGTATGAATGTAGAATTAGAACATGGAACTCGAGATATGCACACAAATGTGATGGATGATAATTTTTTTACAACTGGAAAAATTGCACTTGCTCATCTAAATGAATTTTCTGATTATTACACTGGACTTGAAAAAATGGAGGAAGAGGCAGAGGAGCATTGGGGTAAATATAAAATATTTAATTTATGCAACAAGCAACACTCTGTTTATTATTAAAAGGAAATCAAATACTCCTCGCAATGAAAAAAAGAAGTTTTGGTGTTGGAAAATGGAATGGCGTTGGTGGAAAACCTGAAGGCAATGAAACAATTACAAGTACTGCTATTAGAGAAGCAAAAGAAGAAATCGGGGTAAATATAAAAGAATCTGACTTAGAAAAGGTTTGTGAATTTAAATTTTTTTTTAAAGATGGAAAAAATAATCAAGAAGTTAGTGTGTTTTTATGTAAATCATGGGAAGGTGATATAATAGAAACAGAAGAAATGATGCCACAATGGTTTCATATAGATAAAATTCCATATGATAATATGTGGTCAGATGATAAATATTGACTCCCAAGAATTTTAAATGGTGAAAAATTAAAGGGAGAATTTTATTTCAATGATGCCGCCGATGGATTTGATAAAATTAATATAAGTCCAACTAAATTTAATTAATAGTTAAAAGTCACAAGTTATAAAGTTTTAAAAATCTTTGTAACTTAGTACTTTGTAACTTTATAACTAAAATATATGAAAATAAAAAAAATAAAACCCTCTATTATAGGGCTAATACAAACATTAGGAGTATTTATGTATTGTTTTTTGATAAGTTTATTCTTTTCACAAATGAAAAATTTTCATATGGATGAAGGTCAAATTTGGCCAAGTTTATTGATGTTATTTTTACTTGTAATATCAGTTGCTATTGTTGGAACTTTAATGTTTGGCTATCCTGCGTATCTTATTATAAACAAAGAAATAAAAAAATCTCTCACAATACTTGGATATACATTCTTGTATTCTATTATAATATTTTGTACTTTTTTAATAATAATTATTAAATAAAATAATAAAAAGATAATATTATTGTTACAGATTAAGATATCACTCGTATCTAATTAATAAGTTAATTATTAAATAATTCCGCAAAGCGGGACAAAAAAATTATGGAAGAAGAAACAAAAAAATGCTATTTTATAGATTACCCAAAGCATATTATAGCTATAATCTTAATTTTGGGTATGATTGCTCTTGGAATTTTATCAATTTTGCGAGATAGAATAGTAAATGTAGAAAGAAATCAATTAACAGTATCTGCAGAAGGTAAAATATTTGCAAAGCCAGATATAGCTCAAATTGGTTTTGGTGTAAAAACTGATACAAAAAAAGAAGTGGCTCAAGTTGTTGAAGATGGAACTGTCAAAATGAACGCTGTTATAGAAAAAATGAAAGCTCTTGGAATAGAAGAAAAAGATATAAAAACAACTCAATATAATTTGAGTCCAATATATAGCTATCCTCAAAATACAGGTGCAAGAGTTTTGTCAGGATATGAATTATATCAAGAAGTTACTGTAAAAATTAGAAATCTAGACACAATTGGTAATGTAATAAAAGAATCTGCAAATCTTGGTGCAAATCAAATCGGAAATGTAAATTTTACAATAGATGATACTGATGCACTAAAAGCAGAAGCAAGAAAGCAAGCTATAGAAAAGGCAAAAGCAAAAGCAAAAGAATTATCAAAACAAACAGGTATAAAACTTGGAAAAATTATAAATGTATATGAGGACAATTATTATGAGCCAATGTACAGAAATGATTTTGCATATTCATCAAAAGAAGCTCTTGGAATGGGTGGAGATGCAATGATGACACCTGCAATTCCAGACATACAAAGTGGCAATATGGAAGTAAGGCTCAATGTAACTTTAATGTATAAAGTAAAATAGACTTGTAATATT
Above is a genomic segment from Patescibacteria group bacterium containing:
- a CDS encoding SIMPL domain-containing protein (The SIMPL domain is named for its presence in mouse protein SIMPL (signalling molecule that associates with mouse pelle-like kinase). Bacterial member BP26, from Brucella, was shown to assemble into a channel-like structure, while YggE from E. coli has been associated with resistance to oxidative stress.), which codes for MEEETKKCYFIDYPKHIIAIILILGMIALGILSILRDRIVNVERNQLTVSAEGKIFAKPDIAQIGFGVKTDTKKEVAQVVEDGTVKMNAVIEKMKALGIEEKDIKTTQYNLSPIYSYPQNTGARVLSGYELYQEVTVKIRNLDTIGNVIKESANLGANQIGNVNFTIDDTDALKAEARKQAIEKAKAKAKELSKQTGIKLGKIINVYEDNYYEPMYRNDFAYSSKEALGMGGDAMMTPAIPDIQSGNMEVRLNVTLMYKVK
- a CDS encoding 8-oxo-dGTP diphosphatase; this encodes MQQATLCLLLKGNQILLAMKKRSFGVGKWNGVGGKPEGNETITSTAIREAKEEIGVNIKESDLEKVCEFKFFFKDGKNNQEVSVFLCKSWEGDIIETEEMMPQWFHIDKIPYDNMWSDDKY
- a CDS encoding DedA family protein, which encodes MLNQILSFIFLYKYFALFLITFFASLTNLTPASPSLIASGSLIAQEYLNYYYVFLFGFLGSVLGDITAYFLSYYYSTEVLKKIGFKKLLNSKSFSKAEIYFIKNSGKTIFLSRFFLTSFGPVVNLIAGLSKISFKKFIIYDLPGEAIYVFLFTGIGYLFANNWEYISSLFSYASNILIVIIIIIVLYFYRNKIFSHK